Proteins from one Setaria italica strain Yugu1 chromosome V, Setaria_italica_v2.0, whole genome shotgun sequence genomic window:
- the LOC101757580 gene encoding uncharacterized protein LOC101757580: MVKGRPKPTPANAPAEVIFDPSAPGSRKPRRAGAPSASNEWHSFMGSSLSDMYREPVLEKSDDTSDDEPDIDIGKLLKDVELFGASTFKERKQIENRKVVELGGKAVKKHRTPLSVAKPALKNQKKRELKKIEEEKLLGIFRKRDKNSKPQTTRPENRVLRATQGHFKNGILDVKHLLSAPKPSGKDALEPKMRKGKHKGKGKQKGGRRKGR, from the exons ATGGTGAAGGGGAGGCCGAAGCCGACGCCAGCCAACGCGCCGGCCGAGGTGATCTTCGACCCATCGGCCCCCGGCTCCCGGAagccccgccgcgccggggcGCCGTCGGCCAGCAACGAGTGGCACAGCTTCATG GGATCGAGTCTGTCGGATATGTATCGAGAGCCAGTTTTGGAGAAATCTGATGACACATCTGATGATGAGCCTGACATTGATATTGGGAAGCTGTTGAAAGATGTTGAGCTCTTtg GTGCTTCTACATTTAAGGAGCGGAAGCAAATCGAGAACCGTAAGGTGGTTGAATTGGGTGGAAAG GCCGTTAAGAAGCACCGCACACCATTAAGTGTAGCGAAGCCAGCTCTTAAGaatcaaaagaaaagagaactGAAGAAAATTGAAGAG GAAAAGCTACTTGGGATTTTCAGGAAGCGAGACAAGAATAGCAAACCTCAGACGACTAGGCCAGAGAACCGAGTTCTTAGGGCCACGCAAGGGCACTTCAAGAATGGTATACTGGACGTGAAGCATCTTCTGTCGGCACCAAAACCATCGGGAAAGGATGCACTGGAGCCGAAGATGAGAAAGGGCAAGCACAAAGGGAAGGGAAAACAGAAGGGCGGCAGAAGAAAGGGACGTTGA
- the LOC101757979 gene encoding mitochondrial carrier protein MTM1 isoform X1 — translation MEQASGPAPLPPPPQPAAERDMGFAERALAAAGAAVVSAVLVNPLDIAKTRLQAQAAGVVYNPIWSDFRCYPSCSTGGINGFGPSCSPECFQYRGTMDVFSKVTRQEGIFRLWRGTGASLALAVPTVGIYLPSYDLLRNWIEEYSDHNCPKLRPYAPLISGSIARSLACITCSPIELARTRMQAFKESNVGGKPPGMWKTLLGVLSSRQSISSPENFRGYHLLWTGLGAQLARDVPFSAICWTVLEPTRRHLTGLVGDESNAAVILGANFSAGFIAGVISAGATCPLDVAKTRRQIEKDPERVLNMNTRRILVEVWRKEGINGLFRGAGPRMGRAGPSVGIVVSSYEVVKHILHRKHAEL, via the exons ATGGAGCAAGCCTCGGGGCCGGCACCacttccgccaccgccgcagcccGCGGCCGAGAGAGACATGGGCTTCGCCGAGCGCGccctcgcggccgccggcgccgccgtcgtgtcCGCCGTCCTCGTCAACCCCCTCGACATCGCCAAG ACGAGGTTGCAAGCGCAAGCTGCTGGAGTTGTCTACAATCCT ATATGGTCAGATTTTAGGTGCTATCCCTCATGCAGCACGGGTGGAATCAATGGTTTTGGCCCATCCTGCAGTCCTGAATGCTTTCAGTACAGGGGAACTATGGACGTGTTTTCTAAGGTCACTAGGCAG GAAGGAATATTTAGACTATGGAGAGGTACTGGTGCAAGCCTAGCATTGGCTGTGCCAACG GTTGGAATATATCTACCTTCTTATGATTTATTGCGAAATTGGATTGAAGAATACTCGGATCATAATTGCCCAAAACTAAGACCGTATGCTCCTCTTATTTCTGGCTCTATTGCACGATCGCTGGCATGTATAACTTGTTCCCCTATTGAGTTAGCAAGGACACGTATGCAG GCCTTTAAAGAATCAAATGTTGGAGGGAAACCCCCTGGAATGTGGAAGACTTTGCTTGGTGTGCTCTCatcgagacaaagcatcagtaGCCCTGAGAACT TTCGGGGATACCACCTCCTATGGACTGGTCTAGGAGCACAACTAGCACGAGATGTCCCCTTCTCAGCTATATGCTGGACAGTTCTTGAACCA ACTAGAAGACACTTGACAGGATTAGTTGGTGACGAAAGCAATGCAGCAGTTATATTGGGGGCAAACTTTTCTGCAGGCTTCATTGCTGGGGTCATCTCTGCTGGTGCTACCTGCCCTCTTGATGTTGCCAAGACACGCAGACAAATAGAG AAGGATCCTGAAAGGGTATTAAACATGAACACAAGGCGCATATTGGTTGAGGTTTGGAG GAAGGAAGGTATCAACGGTCTGTTCAGGGGTGCAGGCCCACGAATGGGACGCGCAGGGCCTTCAGTGGGCATTGTCGTCTCGTCTTATGAGGTCGTGAAGCACATCTTGCACAGAAAACATGCAGAGCTATGA
- the LOC101757979 gene encoding mitochondrial carrier protein MTM1 isoform X2, translating to MEQASGPAPLPPPPQPAAERDMGFAERALAAAGAAVVSAVLVNPLDIAKTRLQAQAAGVVYNPIWSDFRCYPSCSTGGINGFGPSCSPECFQYRGTMDVFSKVTRQEGIFRLWRGTGASLALAVPTVGIYLPSYDLLRNWIEEYSDHNCPKLRPYAPLISGSIARSLACITCSPIELARTRMQAFKESNVGGKPPGMWKTLLGVLSSRQSISSPENFRGYHLLWTGLGAQLARDVPFSAICWTVLEPTRRHLTGLVGDESNAAVILGANFSAGFIAGVISAGATCPLDVAKTRRQIEDPERVLNMNTRRILVEVWRKEGINGLFRGAGPRMGRAGPSVGIVVSSYEVVKHILHRKHAEL from the exons ATGGAGCAAGCCTCGGGGCCGGCACCacttccgccaccgccgcagcccGCGGCCGAGAGAGACATGGGCTTCGCCGAGCGCGccctcgcggccgccggcgccgccgtcgtgtcCGCCGTCCTCGTCAACCCCCTCGACATCGCCAAG ACGAGGTTGCAAGCGCAAGCTGCTGGAGTTGTCTACAATCCT ATATGGTCAGATTTTAGGTGCTATCCCTCATGCAGCACGGGTGGAATCAATGGTTTTGGCCCATCCTGCAGTCCTGAATGCTTTCAGTACAGGGGAACTATGGACGTGTTTTCTAAGGTCACTAGGCAG GAAGGAATATTTAGACTATGGAGAGGTACTGGTGCAAGCCTAGCATTGGCTGTGCCAACG GTTGGAATATATCTACCTTCTTATGATTTATTGCGAAATTGGATTGAAGAATACTCGGATCATAATTGCCCAAAACTAAGACCGTATGCTCCTCTTATTTCTGGCTCTATTGCACGATCGCTGGCATGTATAACTTGTTCCCCTATTGAGTTAGCAAGGACACGTATGCAG GCCTTTAAAGAATCAAATGTTGGAGGGAAACCCCCTGGAATGTGGAAGACTTTGCTTGGTGTGCTCTCatcgagacaaagcatcagtaGCCCTGAGAACT TTCGGGGATACCACCTCCTATGGACTGGTCTAGGAGCACAACTAGCACGAGATGTCCCCTTCTCAGCTATATGCTGGACAGTTCTTGAACCA ACTAGAAGACACTTGACAGGATTAGTTGGTGACGAAAGCAATGCAGCAGTTATATTGGGGGCAAACTTTTCTGCAGGCTTCATTGCTGGGGTCATCTCTGCTGGTGCTACCTGCCCTCTTGATGTTGCCAAGACACGCAGACAAATAGAG GATCCTGAAAGGGTATTAAACATGAACACAAGGCGCATATTGGTTGAGGTTTGGAG GAAGGAAGGTATCAACGGTCTGTTCAGGGGTGCAGGCCCACGAATGGGACGCGCAGGGCCTTCAGTGGGCATTGTCGTCTCGTCTTATGAGGTCGTGAAGCACATCTTGCACAGAAAACATGCAGAGCTATGA
- the LOC101758800 gene encoding plastid division protein PDV1, translating into MGPEEVEAVLETIWDLHDKVSDAIHALSRAHFLRAVRRRASAGDNKPAGLVYVKGGGLAAVGDGEEAAALADLAEEARSLHAIRAALEDLEDQFECFLAVQSQQQAERDFAVARLEQSRIMLAIRLKEHNGKNHEVIDEASDFVRNVYQDVWPSLSVNKPEKCADSSNDMVKGPNFFARMVSSSLSIAGSNFSMKDLGGALWNSAAFTIGIIALLQLRGLASGAHGPAVGNYPYRRINEKNSSRLGTSRGGSTMSHLDVSLAKG; encoded by the exons ATGGGGcccgaggaggtggaggccgtgCTGGAGACCATCTGGGACCTCCACGACAAGGTCAGCGACGCCATCCACGCCCTCTCCCGCGCCCACTTCCTgcgcgccgtccgccgccgcgcctccgcggGGGACAATAAGCCCGCCGGCCTCGTGTACGTCAAGGGCGGGGGCCTCGCCgcggtcggcgacggcgaggaggcggcggccctggCGGACCTGGCCGAGGAGGCCAGGAGCCTCCACGCCATCCGCGCCGCGCTCGAGGACCTCGAGGACCAGTTCGAGTGCTTTCTC GCTGTGCAGTCACAACAACAAGCAGAACGAGATTTTGCCGTAGCGAGGTTGGAGCAAAGTCGCATCATGCTTGCGATAAGATTAAAAGAGCATAATGGGAAGAATCACGAGGTCATAGATGAGGCATCTGACTTTGTCCGCAACGTCTACCAGGATGTTTGGCCTTCTCTGTCAGTAAACAAGCCTGAGAAGTGTGCTGACAGTTCCAATGACATGGTAAAAGGTCCGAATTTCTTTGCGAGGATGGTTTCTTCTAGCCTCTCTATAGCTGGGAGCAATTTCAGTATGAAAGATCTGGGTGGTGCGTTATGGAACAGTGCAGCTTTCACTATTGGCATAATTGCACTGCTGCAGTTGCGTGGGTTAGCTTCAGGGGCACATGGTCCAGCAGTTGGTAACTACCCCTACAGGAGGATCAATGAGAAGAACTCATCGCGGTTGGGGACATCGCGAGGCGGTAGTACAATGTCTCATCTTGATGTGTCACTAGCCAAAGGTTAA